TGTGTGGACTTACCCGCTGGCAGCAAGTGCCGAGCTGCCCATTTCTGCGATGCCTTCAGTTCGGCTCTCATCTGCTGTAGCTCTTTCCACAGGGAGGTCAAAATGAGGTTGTCTTCTCTGGTGGGACCGAGTTTGTCCTgctgaaaagctgtttcttgAGCCTCCGCCTCAGACCTCCTCAGGCAAGCGCTCTCCAGGCGGCTGAGTCTGTTGGACACGTTGTGGCTCAGGAGCAGAACGTGCTCGAGAACCTTTCCTTGCTGGGACTCGTGAAGCCCCTTGGCTTCTGCACCGTGGTCACTGCTCCTCACAAGCGCCTGCTCTGCCTGTGAGATGACGTGGGAAGTGACTTTCTCGACCGCAGCGCTGAAGGTGCCGGCGAGGCTGGCAGCGagctggctcagctctgccctgagtGTCTGCAGGTCCACCTTCAGGATGTCGTCCATTGTCTGCAGCATCATGTTCTCCTTCATCTGCGAGTTCTCGAGCATGATGAAGAGCTTGTCCCACTCGGTGTGCTCTCGCTGGCAGTCACACGAAGCTGGAATGCAAGATGCAGATGCACTTAGGGTTTTAAACAGAAGGGGTATTTAACAAAACCTGGCTCTGTACAGGGCTTATGAGCTCCAGTGTGCCAGTTCATTTCCTTCTGTATCAAAATGGGAAGGTAAAGCAGTGTGTATCAGAGCAGTTCTGAAACTGTCAACCCCACtcttctgcaggaaaacaggaaCAATAGTGTGAAGCAAACTTCCAAGGCACGCTATCCAAGTACTGTAGCGCTTGCTGTTCGCAATAATCTCCTGGTATGAGCACACGCTTCTTCCTCTTACAATGAATAAACTTTTGTAACAATTGGTACAAGAGCAAGCAACAAAGAATGCAATACTGCACTTAACAGAAATTTAGTTTAAATCTACTTAATCTACTTACTTTCCTCAGTCCCAAGAACCGGACCTTCGATTTCGTTATCCAGATTCACATACATGAGATCATAGTCGTCGTCTTCATCCAGAACAGAGACAGAAGCcctgaaaacacagaacagcGTGAGCAGAGAAAGCACTCCTTGAGGCAGCATTCTCCAGCTGCTTCCTGAAAATAGCTGAGCTGTCTGGAGCTAAAGTCGAAGTCAGACTTCAGCGGAGACGAGACTGCGAGTGAGCCGCGGCGAGCCCCTAATAAATGCTCCGAGTGTCTCAGCCTGAATGAATGAGCGATGCTAGTGCCAGTGTTGTAATAAGAGCACTTCTGGTTGTTGGTTTTGGCGGCGAGGCGAAGGGGGCGTGCAGCTTGCTCAATCTCAGCCTTCCAGGTTTGCGCTGGGGGGAGAAGGGCTGCCTCATGGAGGGGAAGGAATGGGGAAAGCTGCTCTTGCGAGCTGCCGCTTCCCCTCCGAGAGCAGGCTGCCGCAACGTGCAGCGAAGCGAGGCTGAGAGCGGGGGATGAAATCACTCAGAGATCGCTGCCTAAAAGCCCAGGCTGCATCGCTCGTGCCATTGTGTGTCCTTTGTGGGAAGGAAAATGTTCTCTGCAAACTCATTTGGCAGTTGGTGTGTGCCAGGGCTCTGGAGGGGACTGGTAGAGAAATAAATAGGTCTGCAACTGTTTTAGATGCACACGAACGGTTTCACCTAGATCTTgtagcacttttttttaa
The DNA window shown above is from Aythya fuligula isolate bAytFul2 chromosome 9, bAytFul2.pri, whole genome shotgun sequence and carries:
- the PTX3 gene encoding pentraxin-related protein PTX3; the encoded protein is MLPQGVLSLLTLFCVFRASVSVLDEDDDYDLMYVNLDNEIEGPVLGTEETSCDCQREHTEWDKLFIMLENSQMKENMMLQTMDDILKVDLQTLRAELSQLAASLAGTFSAAVEKVTSHVISQAEQALVRSSDHGAEAKGLHESQQGKVLEHVLLLSHNVSNRLSRLESACLRRSEAEAQETAFQQDKLGPTREDNLILTSLWKELQQMRAELKASQKWAARHLLPAGCETAILFPMRSKKIFGSVHPTAEMTLRSFTACIWIKVTEVLDKTIVFSYGTKKNPYEIQLYLSHESAVLAVGSDQHKLVVKNVIVPGEWIHLCGAWSSDNGTVSLWVNGELAGTAAGVADAHTVPDGGILQIGQEKNGCCVGGGFDEALAFSGKLTGFNLWDRVLSTEEIAAQSGEDACSIRGNIIGWGVTEVLPYGGAQYVS